A window of Costertonia aggregata contains these coding sequences:
- a CDS encoding SGNH/GDSL hydrolase family protein — translation MKKLFIKLFSYGILFVISLEILVRVFHLAKDTPVRFADERKVEKWVPNQKGHSVTGNRRQNFSEYRINSSGFNSYREFSPSREKVEIALVGDSFIEGFHQNYYNSIGRKIENKLPKVEVYEYGYAGYDLADQLHLINVYKEQFDLIDIVILGLKFENDLTRPKYEVVQSRLALESKTNRLIKKSKLLVYLNSIGVISNIRSFVNDTKYLIRFKNKGKNARTNQNKQNNGKGKYEEYLKNFESLVSTYGFDKKRFYFLIDETITPSKFLDYLKINNYRFIKIGESLKQSEKPVTLIYDRHWNDRGRDIVAKEILKKTKHKKLGFHEE, via the coding sequence TTGAAAAAACTTTTTATCAAATTATTTTCCTACGGTATTCTTTTTGTAATTTCTTTGGAAATACTGGTGCGTGTATTCCACTTGGCCAAGGACACGCCGGTTAGGTTTGCAGACGAACGAAAAGTTGAAAAATGGGTGCCGAACCAAAAAGGGCATTCCGTTACGGGGAACCGTAGGCAGAATTTTTCGGAATATCGTATCAATAGCTCTGGTTTCAATTCGTACCGAGAATTTTCACCTTCTAGGGAGAAGGTAGAAATAGCTCTTGTTGGCGACTCTTTCATTGAAGGTTTTCATCAAAATTATTATAATTCCATAGGTAGAAAAATAGAAAATAAGCTACCTAAGGTAGAAGTTTACGAATATGGATATGCAGGTTATGATCTGGCCGACCAACTGCACCTAATAAACGTTTACAAAGAGCAATTTGATTTGATTGATATCGTAATCTTAGGGTTAAAATTTGAAAACGACCTTACAAGACCAAAGTATGAAGTTGTACAAAGCCGACTAGCGTTAGAATCAAAAACCAATAGACTGATCAAAAAGAGCAAGCTTCTCGTTTACCTTAATAGTATTGGTGTTATATCTAATATCAGAAGTTTTGTAAACGACACCAAGTATCTGATCAGGTTTAAAAACAAAGGTAAAAATGCACGTACAAATCAAAACAAACAAAATAATGGGAAAGGCAAATACGAAGAATATTTAAAAAATTTTGAATCACTGGTAAGCACTTATGGTTTTGACAAAAAAAGATTTTATTTTCTGATAGATGAGACGATCACCCCTTCAAAATTTTTAGACTACCTCAAAATAAATAATTACAGGTTTATCAAAATCGGGGAAAGCCTGAAGCAAAGTGAAAAACCTGTAACGCTAATATACGATAGGCATTGGAACGATAGGGGGAGAGATATAGTTGCTAAAGAAATTCTTAAAAAAACAAAGCACAAAAAATTGGGTTTTCATGAAGAATAG
- a CDS encoding GNAT family N-acetyltransferase gives MGFLKNIELNFTEDFFEKLDTPYFYNSVINKTTSKQKYLNVCNDVIKENKDNIYLVHFIPPFLELSLNTQPAVYSRFSFNHFVGLLCNLTDCTNADDYMVKQFGSKGRRNILARLRRLETCFDIKYKMFDGNIGKDECKGLMEKFRLMIVNRFAQRGIKHGNIDYWDFYQDSAYDMIINKKASLFVVYNSNVPIAISIGYMYENIFESAISSYEIDYAKFGLGNIVVLKKIEWCFENGFTIFNMRWGDYKYKRDWCNTVYNYKSEVIYNGKSLVKKIKAFFITKKSMASTYMIINKERFNLLAKIRWYLLYGNRPKVKPTNATLPYRVEDCSSNIQDKITKINIYSQENSFVRKPVFDFQYVNSEKSSNIEVFRVGDKRDERVYLVKGLKKQKLLFFDSVD, from the coding sequence ATGGGTTTTTTGAAAAATATTGAGCTCAATTTTACAGAGGATTTTTTTGAGAAATTGGATACTCCGTATTTCTATAACTCAGTCATCAACAAAACAACATCGAAACAAAAGTATTTGAATGTTTGCAATGACGTCATCAAAGAAAACAAGGACAATATCTATCTGGTACATTTTATACCGCCATTTTTAGAGTTGTCATTAAATACCCAACCTGCTGTATATTCTCGGTTTTCGTTCAACCACTTCGTAGGCCTTTTATGCAATTTGACCGATTGCACAAATGCAGATGATTATATGGTAAAACAATTTGGGAGTAAGGGTAGAAGAAATATTTTGGCCCGATTAAGGAGACTGGAGACTTGTTTTGATATTAAATATAAAATGTTTGACGGTAATATAGGGAAAGACGAATGCAAGGGATTGATGGAAAAATTTAGGTTAATGATAGTCAATAGATTTGCCCAAAGGGGTATAAAACATGGCAATATAGACTACTGGGATTTTTATCAAGATTCTGCATACGATATGATAATCAATAAGAAAGCAAGTCTTTTCGTAGTATATAACAGCAATGTTCCTATAGCAATAAGCATAGGATATATGTACGAAAATATTTTTGAAAGTGCTATCAGTTCGTACGAAATTGACTATGCGAAATTTGGTTTGGGAAATATTGTGGTTTTAAAAAAAATAGAGTGGTGTTTTGAAAATGGCTTTACTATTTTTAACATGAGATGGGGCGATTATAAATATAAAAGGGATTGGTGCAATACGGTATACAATTATAAAAGTGAAGTTATTTATAATGGTAAATCCTTAGTCAAAAAAATTAAGGCATTTTTTATCACAAAAAAAAGTATGGCATCTACTTATATGATAATAAATAAAGAACGTTTTAATCTACTGGCAAAAATTCGTTGGTATCTTTTATATGGCAATAGGCCAAAAGTTAAACCAACTAATGCTACATTGCCTTACAGGGTTGAGGACTGCTCTTCCAACATACAAGATAAGATCACTAAAATTAATATATATAGTCAAGAAAATAGTTTTGTTAGGAAACCGGTTTTTGATTTTCAATATGTGAATTCAGAAAAATCTTCTAACATAGAGGTTTTCAGAGTAGGGGATAAAAGGGATGAACGGGTATATTTGGTAAAAGGGCTAAAGAAACAAAAGCTTCTATTTTTTGATAGTGTTGATTAG
- a CDS encoding MBOAT family O-acyltransferase: MLFNSIDFIIFFPVVFVLYWYLAKTVRQRNAIILFSSYVFYGWWDWRFLFLIATSSLIDFLVGKAIGNSENLRVRKRLLYTSLAVNLGALLFFKYCNFFIDNFIEAFSFFGHKANFRQLNIILPVGISFYTFQTLSYTIDIYRKKIKATDDFLSFFAFVSFFPQLVAGPIERASNLLPQFYEEKRFAVKKFSTGLKFLILGFFLKLVIADRAAVYVNAVYNNVENHDGYTLIMATLLFSFQIYGDFAGYSLIAIGTAKFFDFDLMTNFRRPYFSASISEFWTRWHISLSTWFRDYLYIPLGGNRTTKSRWLFNIFITFLISGFWHGANWTFIIWGALNGGYIVLEKYIFKKRRTGILNIMLTFVLINISWVFFRANSVQDAYMILQKVVSTPGSLYIGMGDDIAALIYSLIAILMLMVMEVKKEFFNHLFSFSNNRYEFVRLSFFAFLIFMILYLGVFDESQFIYFQF, encoded by the coding sequence ATGTTATTCAACTCTATTGACTTTATAATATTTTTTCCGGTAGTTTTTGTGCTATACTGGTATTTAGCGAAAACGGTACGTCAACGTAATGCAATCATTTTATTTTCAAGTTATGTTTTTTATGGTTGGTGGGACTGGCGTTTTTTATTTTTAATCGCAACAAGTTCTTTAATAGATTTTTTAGTTGGAAAGGCAATTGGGAACAGTGAAAACCTTAGGGTACGAAAAAGACTGCTTTATACAAGTTTGGCAGTAAATCTTGGAGCTCTATTATTTTTTAAGTACTGTAATTTCTTTATTGATAACTTTATAGAAGCATTTTCATTTTTTGGTCACAAGGCCAACTTTAGACAACTCAATATTATTCTTCCGGTAGGCATAAGTTTCTATACGTTTCAAACACTGAGTTACACCATAGATATTTATAGAAAGAAAATAAAGGCTACCGACGATTTTTTATCTTTTTTTGCATTTGTAAGTTTCTTTCCGCAATTGGTGGCTGGTCCCATAGAGCGTGCAAGTAATTTACTTCCCCAGTTTTATGAAGAAAAACGGTTTGCTGTCAAAAAGTTTTCAACGGGCCTTAAATTTTTAATCCTAGGTTTTTTTTTAAAACTAGTGATCGCAGACAGGGCTGCAGTCTATGTAAATGCAGTTTACAATAATGTGGAAAACCATGATGGCTATACCCTTATTATGGCCACCTTGTTATTTTCTTTTCAAATTTACGGAGACTTTGCAGGCTATTCCCTAATCGCCATTGGAACAGCAAAGTTTTTTGATTTTGACCTCATGACCAATTTTCGACGTCCTTATTTTTCGGCATCTATAAGTGAGTTTTGGACTAGGTGGCACATATCCTTGTCCACTTGGTTTAGAGACTACCTATACATTCCATTGGGCGGTAATCGCACGACGAAATCAAGATGGTTGTTCAATATTTTCATAACTTTTTTGATAAGTGGTTTTTGGCATGGTGCCAATTGGACATTTATAATATGGGGGGCTTTAAATGGTGGCTATATAGTTTTAGAAAAATATATATTCAAAAAAAGAAGGACCGGTATTTTAAATATAATGCTGACTTTTGTTCTTATAAATATCTCATGGGTGTTTTTTAGGGCAAATTCAGTACAGGATGCATACATGATATTGCAAAAGGTAGTATCTACTCCTGGAAGCCTCTACATAGGCATGGGTGATGATATAGCGGCATTGATCTATTCACTTATAGCAATTCTCATGTTAATGGTCATGGAGGTCAAAAAGGAGTTTTTTAACCATCTTTTTTCTTTTTCCAACAATAGATACGAGTTTGTACGATTATCCTTTTTTGCTTTCTTGATTTTTATGATTTTATATTTAGGAGTATTTGATGAAAGCCAATTTATTTATTTCCAATTTTAA